One region of Jeotgalibacillus aurantiacus genomic DNA includes:
- a CDS encoding DUF6143 family protein — MSSFDHDHLKKVVNIPNPLYQSLQGRYFVGQTEHVLFEKGLKA, encoded by the coding sequence ATGTCATCGTTTGATCACGATCATTTGAAAAAGGTTGTGAATATACCGAATCCGTTGTATCAGTCGTTGCAGGGGCGGTATTTTGTTGGGCAGACGGAGCATGTGTTGTTTGAGAAGGGACTTAAAGCGTAA
- a CDS encoding XtrA/YqaO family protein: MRMKELKIDNNGCLNIDIMELDNCAVIIDKGKAKYFKLVEHGEAVITTHQGKFKRVNYKEGEEF; the protein is encoded by the coding sequence ATGAGGATGAAAGAACTAAAAATTGATAACAACGGCTGCCTGAATATTGATATAATGGAACTAGATAACTGTGCAGTGATTATTGACAAGGGCAAGGCGAAGTACTTCAAATTAGTTGAGCATGGAGAGGCTGTCATTACTACTCATCAAGGCAAATTTAAAAGGGTAAATTATAAAGAGGGGGAAGAGTTCTAA
- a CDS encoding sigma-70 family RNA polymerase sigma factor, with translation MTKKEIENLIYKYHWQSKEASRLASLIFGRTGGSEKSWGVAQYGLEAVMPKGSSIRSARELEEMDKREERLYKRYMKFNEHVETLERIAAEVESFSDERMAIIIDCMMEGMSYRSIAMHLGINRNLIRELKDDMLCQICQKCHFVHDLKLEEKLI, from the coding sequence ATGACTAAAAAAGAGATTGAGAATCTTATTTATAAATACCACTGGCAAAGTAAAGAAGCGAGCAGGTTGGCCAGCCTTATTTTTGGTAGAACAGGAGGAAGTGAAAAAAGTTGGGGAGTAGCTCAATATGGATTAGAAGCTGTTATGCCAAAAGGCAGTTCAATCCGCAGCGCAAGAGAGCTTGAAGAAATGGACAAACGTGAAGAACGTCTTTACAAAAGATATATGAAGTTTAATGAACATGTTGAAACTTTAGAGCGTATTGCAGCTGAAGTAGAAAGTTTCTCTGATGAACGTATGGCCATAATTATTGATTGCATGATGGAGGGGATGAGTTACCGTTCTATCGCAATGCATCTGGGCATTAACAGAAACCTAATAAGAGAATTAAAGGACGATATGTTGTGCCAAATATGCCAAAAATGCCACTTCGTGCACGATTTGAAATTGGAGGAAAAACTAATTTAA
- a CDS encoding terminase small subunit, protein MGRLRNPKRDKAFELWKNSNGDMKLKDIAVKLDVLDTQIRKWKSQDKWEDQLDVAKGNVTHSKRNVTKQIEQSVHEIKTEPKAPPEGDNLTDRQRLFCLYFVKSFNATNAAINAGYAPDSAHVEGSRLLRNAKVAKEIRAIKESMRQGFFIDAMNVLDKYIKIAFSDATDYATFGRMEVPVMGAFGPLIDDNGQQITREENFVDFNSSDVVDGTIITEIKQGKDGIAVKLAD, encoded by the coding sequence ATGGGCAGACTGAGAAATCCAAAAAGAGATAAAGCATTTGAATTATGGAAAAACAGTAATGGTGATATGAAATTAAAAGACATTGCTGTAAAACTCGACGTTCTGGATACACAAATTCGGAAATGGAAAAGCCAGGACAAATGGGAAGATCAACTGGATGTAGCTAAAGGGAACGTTACTCATTCGAAAAGGAACGTTACTAAACAGATTGAGCAGTCAGTTCATGAAATTAAGACAGAACCAAAAGCCCCTCCTGAAGGTGACAATCTCACTGACAGGCAGAGGCTTTTTTGTTTGTACTTCGTTAAAAGCTTTAATGCAACGAATGCTGCTATCAATGCCGGGTACGCTCCAGACAGTGCTCATGTGGAAGGTTCGCGATTACTAAGGAATGCTAAGGTTGCGAAAGAGATACGGGCTATAAAAGAGAGCATGCGACAGGGCTTCTTCATCGATGCTATGAACGTACTTGATAAGTACATTAAGATCGCTTTTTCTGATGCCACTGATTATGCCACGTTCGGGCGAATGGAAGTGCCTGTCATGGGAGCGTTCGGCCCGTTGATTGATGATAACGGTCAGCAGATCACCCGGGAAGAAAACTTCGTTGACTTCAATTCTTCTGATGTAGTGGATGGTACGATCATTACAGAGATTAAGCAGGGCAAGGACGGAATTGCTGTTAAGCTGGCTGATTAG
- a CDS encoding DUF6143 family protein, which produces MTSFDHDHLKKVVNIPNPLYQSLQGRYFVGQTEHVLFGKGRNAWGGLVNPEGSDVDLFVNAFTITNHSDQPFEAEIWFNPVVPGKPQVSNNVTPANTALCPLPEPEVKIEYAECVKGFPKKGIMAFRRIVQPQSTLVSDEDGKFIFPPGGSFIIFLVSPDHHDMIQAEVAFGWFEKSKFD; this is translated from the coding sequence ATGACGTCATTTGATCACGATCATTTGAAAAAGGTTGTGAATATACCGAACCCGTTGTATCAGTCGTTGCAGGGGCGGTATTTTGTTGGGCAGACGGAGCATGTGTTGTTTGGGAAGGGACGGAATGCGTGGGGAGGTTTGGTGAATCCGGAGGGATCGGATGTTGATTTGTTTGTGAATGCGTTTACGATTACGAATCATTCTGATCAGCCGTTTGAAGCGGAGATTTGGTTTAATCCGGTTGTGCCGGGGAAGCCACAGGTTTCGAACAATGTGACGCCGGCGAATACGGCGCTTTGTCCGCTGCCGGAGCCTGAGGTGAAGATTGAATATGCTGAGTGTGTGAAGGGGTTTCCGAAGAAGGGGATCATGGCGTTCAGGCGGATTGTTCAGCCACAGAGTACGCTGGTCAGTGATGAGGATGGGAAGTTTATTTTTCCACCGGGTGGTTCGTTTATTATCTTTTTGGTGTCGCCTGATCATCATGACATGATCCAGGCAGAGGTTGCGTTCGGCTGGTTTGAGAAAAGTAAGTTTGATTAA
- a CDS encoding SDR family NAD(P)-dependent oxidoreductase: MKYTVITGASSGIGYESALAFASRNQNVIVIARREDQLHKLKQEIHNINPDLDVVIKPADLSESEHVHALYESLKEYDIETWVNNAGFGNSAPITEQNVHKIEKMLRVNIEALTTLSTLYAHDYAEKEGATLINVGSDVGYRLVANGVSYAATKFYVTAFTEGLAQELQDQGAPMKVKLLAPAMTETEFVKTAREIDEFSYRDNVQKYHTAKEMAEFMLELYDSEKVVGKVNSESYEFELLDPIYPYTSRRKAD, translated from the coding sequence ATGAAGTATACGGTGATTACAGGCGCCAGCTCAGGCATTGGCTACGAATCAGCATTAGCATTTGCTTCACGGAATCAAAACGTCATTGTCATTGCCAGACGGGAGGACCAGCTACATAAGCTAAAGCAGGAAATCCACAACATCAATCCCGACCTGGACGTCGTCATTAAACCAGCCGACCTTTCAGAAAGTGAACATGTCCACGCCTTATACGAGAGTTTAAAAGAATACGATATTGAAACCTGGGTCAACAACGCAGGCTTCGGAAACAGCGCACCTATTACAGAACAGAATGTCCATAAGATTGAAAAGATGCTCCGCGTCAACATCGAAGCACTCACAACCCTTTCCACCCTTTACGCCCATGATTATGCCGAAAAGGAAGGCGCAACATTAATCAACGTCGGCTCTGATGTCGGCTACAGACTCGTTGCAAACGGCGTCTCATATGCGGCTACTAAATTTTATGTAACTGCCTTTACAGAAGGACTCGCCCAGGAGCTGCAGGATCAGGGCGCTCCTATGAAAGTAAAACTACTCGCACCAGCCATGACCGAAACCGAATTCGTCAAAACAGCCCGTGAAATAGATGAATTCAGCTACCGCGACAACGTACAAAAATACCACACCGCCAAAGAAATGGCCGAATTTATGCTGGAGCTCTATGATAGTGAAAAAGTCGTTGGCAAAGTAAACAGCGAAAGCTACGAATTTGAATTACTCGATCCAATCTATCCGTATACGTCGAGACGGAAGGCTGATTGA
- a CDS encoding PQQ-dependent sugar dehydrogenase — MKKTFFTSLTAVLFIAGCSSGSGQGDMSEGAVSEQEIETVAENLEIPWAIDHQDDTFYITERTGSIVKVEGDQEERQAVELKEELATAAEAGLLGFVLAPDFQESQMAYAYYTYENGDGQFNRIVTLRLDDGVWTEEDLLLDEIPSGNVHHGGRLKMGPDDKLYATAGDAAEVDLAQEVDSLGGKILRLNLDGSVPYDNPFPDSYVYSYGHRNPQGLTWSPDGTMYASEHGNSSNDEINEIEAGQNYGWPIIEGDEERDDMVSPLFTSGDDSTWAPSGMAYYDGKIYVASLRGTAVLEFDPATNEQRTFVSGLGRIRDLIIDEDTLYFVSNNTDGRGNTGENDDKLYRVSLSTSD; from the coding sequence GTGAAAAAGACTTTCTTCACCTCATTGACTGCGGTTCTGTTCATCGCCGGCTGTTCTTCGGGCAGCGGACAGGGTGACATGTCAGAAGGGGCAGTGTCTGAACAGGAAATTGAGACGGTTGCGGAAAATTTGGAGATTCCATGGGCGATTGACCATCAGGATGATACGTTTTATATCACAGAAAGAACCGGAAGCATTGTGAAAGTGGAAGGGGATCAGGAAGAACGGCAGGCTGTGGAGCTTAAAGAGGAACTGGCAACCGCGGCTGAAGCGGGTCTGCTTGGCTTTGTCCTTGCGCCTGACTTTCAGGAATCACAAATGGCGTATGCCTACTATACGTATGAAAATGGGGACGGACAATTCAACCGGATCGTTACCCTGCGTTTAGATGATGGTGTCTGGACGGAGGAAGATCTTTTGCTGGATGAGATTCCGAGCGGGAATGTGCATCATGGCGGCAGGCTGAAAATGGGGCCGGATGATAAGCTGTACGCGACCGCAGGGGATGCGGCTGAGGTGGATCTTGCGCAGGAGGTCGATTCTCTTGGAGGTAAGATCCTTAGGTTGAACTTAGATGGCTCCGTTCCTTATGACAATCCATTTCCGGACTCCTATGTTTACAGCTATGGTCACCGGAATCCGCAAGGACTGACCTGGTCGCCGGATGGCACGATGTATGCGAGTGAGCACGGCAACAGTTCGAATGATGAAATCAATGAGATTGAAGCCGGACAGAATTACGGATGGCCGATCATTGAAGGTGATGAAGAGCGGGATGATATGGTGTCACCGCTATTTACGTCCGGAGATGATTCCACCTGGGCACCGTCCGGGATGGCGTATTACGACGGGAAAATCTATGTTGCGTCTTTGAGAGGAACGGCCGTGTTGGAATTTGATCCTGCAACGAATGAACAGCGCACGTTTGTTTCAGGTTTAGGCCGGATCCGGGATTTGATTATCGATGAGGATACACTTTACTTTGTCAGCAATAACACGGATGGCAGAGGGAATACTGGAGAGAATGATGATAAATTGTATAGAGTTTCGCTTTCAACATCTGATTAA
- a CDS encoding stage II sporulation protein M, with protein sequence MSLGKIGEKLIMEHQLYKESYQRSMLTVFVLGIITALAFFFSAIYFEDFIVQQTNTIAEQMLDENNKEMTNVQTFFSILLNNLFVGGMIILCGFIPLYGLPFVYGVLSFASVGIIAGYGIIMKYNVLQTMLIAFIPHAVIEIIPILYSVAIGTYINKNIVKKVFLKKRKSEKITKMLGQSITSYIIIIIPLFFLAALVEAFITSVLVDIYL encoded by the coding sequence ATGAGTTTAGGTAAAATAGGAGAAAAACTTATCATGGAACATCAATTATATAAAGAATCGTATCAAAGGAGTATGTTGACAGTATTCGTTTTAGGAATAATAACTGCCTTGGCTTTCTTTTTTTCAGCAATTTACTTTGAAGATTTTATTGTGCAGCAAACGAATACCATCGCTGAACAAATGTTGGATGAAAACAATAAAGAAATGACAAATGTACAAACGTTTTTCTCGATTTTATTAAATAATTTGTTTGTTGGTGGGATGATAATCTTATGCGGGTTTATTCCCCTCTATGGACTTCCATTTGTTTATGGGGTGCTTTCTTTTGCATCTGTTGGAATAATAGCCGGTTACGGGATTATTATGAAATATAATGTTTTACAAACTATGCTGATCGCATTTATTCCTCACGCAGTCATTGAAATCATTCCTATTCTTTATAGTGTAGCAATTGGTACGTACATTAATAAAAATATTGTAAAAAAGGTATTTTTGAAAAAAAGAAAATCTGAGAAAATCACTAAAATGTTAGGGCAGAGTATCACGAGTTATATCATAATTATTATTCCTTTATTTTTCCTTGCTGCTCTGGTTGAAGCATTTATTACTTCTGTTCTTGTGGATATTTATTTGTAA
- a CDS encoding DUF418 domain-containing protein, producing MSSVSMKERIHALDIIRGFALFGILIANMIAFKTPAFTEISSMIEGSSLPDGGLNAALTLLTAFFVDGKFYPMFSMLFGLGFYIFYSRLMKRGLPAKQLFRRRLVFLLLIGLVHLIFIWSGDILHTYAITGFLLPLFVERSTKVIKVWVISLLVVGPLLVMGLMLLSSVSIQFMISQEMDTLENLNATSVLAASVMAEGSFGEILAFRFTNEVIPILLQVLLIVPTILPLFLIGLYFGKTGMFTDIENNLHRWKKVMWIGLSIGVPLVGLSVAIGYNAFGWEPYLTVSVAEGLNSIGGPFMMLFYVSVIVLLTRKASVEKMLMPFASVGRMALTNYLMQSVIAVIIFNGYGFGLFGQVSKTQGVLIAIAIYSLQVVLSHLLLKRYNQGPMEYVWRKWTYSRVEKVSKAA from the coding sequence ATGAGTTCGGTTTCGATGAAAGAGCGGATCCATGCGCTGGATATCATCCGGGGCTTTGCGCTGTTTGGCATTTTGATCGCGAATATGATTGCGTTTAAGACGCCTGCTTTTACGGAGATCAGCAGTATGATTGAAGGAAGCAGCCTGCCGGATGGCGGACTGAACGCGGCTCTGACGCTGCTGACGGCGTTTTTTGTGGACGGGAAGTTTTACCCGATGTTTTCAATGTTATTTGGTTTAGGCTTTTATATTTTTTACAGCCGACTGATGAAACGCGGATTGCCGGCGAAGCAATTATTTAGACGCCGACTTGTATTTTTGCTGCTGATCGGACTCGTACATCTCATTTTTATCTGGTCGGGAGATATTTTACATACATATGCGATTACAGGCTTTTTGCTGCCGCTTTTTGTTGAGCGTTCAACAAAAGTCATTAAAGTGTGGGTGATCTCGCTGCTTGTCGTTGGGCCACTTCTAGTGATGGGACTGATGCTTTTAAGCAGTGTAAGTATTCAATTTATGATCAGCCAGGAGATGGACACGCTGGAAAATCTGAATGCGACGTCTGTTCTGGCTGCATCCGTTATGGCAGAGGGAAGCTTTGGGGAAATTCTGGCTTTCCGGTTTACTAATGAAGTCATACCGATTTTGCTTCAGGTGTTATTAATCGTACCAACGATTTTGCCGCTTTTTTTAATCGGACTTTATTTCGGAAAGACAGGCATGTTCACGGATATTGAAAACAATCTGCATCGCTGGAAAAAAGTCATGTGGATTGGACTTTCGATTGGGGTACCATTAGTCGGGCTGTCAGTGGCAATTGGCTACAATGCGTTTGGCTGGGAGCCTTACTTGACGGTATCTGTTGCTGAAGGGTTAAACTCTATTGGCGGACCTTTTATGATGCTGTTTTACGTATCCGTCATTGTCTTATTGACGAGAAAAGCTTCCGTTGAAAAAATGCTCATGCCGTTTGCGTCAGTCGGCCGGATGGCATTGACCAACTATTTAATGCAGTCAGTGATTGCAGTGATCATCTTCAACGGATACGGCTTTGGATTATTTGGTCAGGTATCGAAAACACAGGGCGTGCTCATTGCGATCGCCATCTACAGCCTGCAGGTTGTGCTGAGTCATCTGCTGTTGAAGCGATACAACCAGGGGCCGATGGAATATGTGTGGAGAAAATGGACGTATTCGAGAGTGGAGAAGGTTTCGAAGGCGGCTTGA
- a CDS encoding acyl-CoA dehydrogenase: MDFSYSAKVVDLEKRLTAFMEEHVYPNEAVYERQVSEGNSRWDTVPPIMEELKEKAKAEGLWNLFLPESEYGAGLSNVEYAPLCEIMGRSMIGPEVFNCNAPDTGNMEVLVRYGTDEQKEKWLKPLLAGEIRSCFSMTEPDVASSDATNIEARIERDGDEYVINGRKWWSSGAGDPRCKIGIVMGKTDPEAGRYEQQSMILVPLDTPGVTIERMLPVFGYDHAPHGHGEITFDHVRVPAGNMILGEGKGFAIAQGRLGPGRIHHCMRLIGAAERALEELCERVLDRQAFGKPLASQGVIREWIADSRIEIEQARLLTLKAAYMMDTVGNKVAKAEIAMIKVVAPSMALKVIDRAIQAFGAGGVSEDFPLAAHWASARTLRLADGPDEVHRAQIGRLELQKYEGNGRNDK, from the coding sequence ATGGATTTTTCGTATTCTGCTAAGGTGGTAGATCTTGAGAAGAGGCTCACCGCATTTATGGAGGAGCATGTGTATCCGAACGAAGCGGTGTATGAGCGGCAGGTGAGTGAGGGGAATAGCCGTTGGGATACCGTGCCGCCGATCATGGAGGAATTGAAGGAGAAGGCAAAGGCTGAAGGGTTGTGGAATTTGTTTTTGCCGGAGAGTGAGTACGGGGCAGGGCTCAGTAATGTGGAGTATGCGCCGCTTTGTGAGATTATGGGGCGGTCGATGATTGGGCCTGAGGTGTTTAATTGTAATGCGCCGGATACGGGGAATATGGAGGTTTTGGTGCGGTACGGGACTGATGAGCAGAAGGAGAAGTGGCTGAAGCCGCTCCTTGCCGGGGAGATCCGCTCGTGTTTTTCGATGACGGAGCCTGATGTGGCGTCTTCTGATGCGACAAATATTGAAGCGCGGATTGAGCGGGATGGCGATGAGTATGTGATTAACGGGCGTAAATGGTGGTCATCCGGTGCCGGGGATCCACGGTGTAAGATTGGCATTGTAATGGGGAAGACGGATCCGGAGGCAGGCCGGTATGAACAGCAGTCGATGATTCTCGTGCCGCTTGATACGCCGGGTGTGACGATTGAGCGGATGCTTCCGGTGTTTGGATATGATCATGCACCGCATGGTCACGGAGAAATCACCTTTGATCATGTCCGGGTACCTGCAGGCAATATGATTTTAGGTGAGGGAAAAGGGTTTGCGATTGCCCAGGGGCGGCTTGGTCCTGGCAGAATTCATCACTGTATGAGGCTGATCGGGGCAGCGGAGCGAGCACTTGAGGAATTGTGTGAACGCGTGCTGGATCGTCAGGCATTTGGCAAACCGCTTGCCAGTCAGGGTGTGATCCGGGAATGGATTGCGGATTCGCGGATTGAGATTGAGCAGGCGAGACTTCTGACGCTGAAGGCTGCCTATATGATGGATACAGTCGGAAACAAAGTGGCGAAAGCAGAAATTGCGATGATAAAGGTCGTTGCACCTTCGATGGCGCTGAAAGTCATTGACCGGGCGATCCAGGCGTTCGGTGCAGGGGGGGTATCAGAGGATTTTCCGCTGGCTGCACATTGGGCGAGTGCTAGGACGCTTCGGCTCGCGGATGGGCCGGATGAGGTGCACCGCGCGCAGATTGGCAGACTTGAGCTGCAAAAATATGAGGGGAATGGGAGGAATGACAAATGA
- a CDS encoding SDR family oxidoreductase has protein sequence MKVLELFDLTGKTALVTGGGRGLGEQIAEGFAEAGANVVICSRKLEACQEVADRLAQLGVRTLALQCDISNPADVERVIEETVQTFGSIDILVNNSGATWGARAEEMPLEAWQKVMDVNVTGTFLMSQAAGRKMIEQKSGKIINIASVAGLGGTDPRVMDTIGYNTSKGAVITMTKDMAVKWGQHNINVNAIAPGFFPTKMSKAIIDQGKDPILEVTPLKRFGSDHDLKGAALFLASKASAYVTGDVLIVDGGTHAM, from the coding sequence ATGAAGGTGCTTGAATTATTTGATCTGACAGGAAAGACAGCGCTTGTGACAGGTGGTGGACGCGGACTTGGGGAGCAGATCGCTGAAGGGTTTGCGGAGGCCGGAGCGAATGTGGTGATTTGTTCAAGAAAGCTTGAAGCTTGCCAGGAAGTAGCGGATCGCCTGGCGCAGCTCGGGGTACGGACGCTTGCGCTGCAATGCGATATTTCGAATCCGGCTGATGTGGAGCGTGTCATTGAGGAAACGGTTCAGACGTTTGGTTCGATTGATATTTTGGTGAATAACAGCGGGGCAACGTGGGGCGCCCGTGCAGAAGAGATGCCGCTTGAAGCGTGGCAGAAGGTGATGGATGTCAATGTGACGGGAACGTTTTTAATGAGCCAGGCGGCAGGGAGAAAAATGATCGAGCAGAAGTCCGGGAAGATTATTAACATTGCTTCAGTCGCGGGACTTGGCGGGACGGATCCGAGGGTGATGGATACGATCGGCTACAACACAAGTAAAGGTGCTGTTATTACGATGACGAAGGACATGGCGGTTAAATGGGGACAGCATAATATTAATGTCAATGCGATCGCACCGGGCTTTTTCCCGACGAAAATGTCAAAGGCGATTATTGATCAGGGGAAGGACCCGATTTTAGAGGTGACGCCTTTGAAGCGCTTTGGTTCGGATCATGATTTAAAAGGTGCTGCGCTGTTTCTTGCTTCGAAAGCATCTGCTTATGTAACAGGGGATGTGCTGATTGTCGATGGCGGCACGCATGCGATGTAG
- a CDS encoding TetR/AcrR family transcriptional regulator — MKEKITEQSIRLFEKKGFSETSIQDIVEANGVTKGTFYYYFSSKEELLMDIQLRYIDDLLAQQERIMKDESKNCKTKLYDMVHMLISNIKTQGASAKVFFREMRNLNEERLAQIIPKRDQFRVTIETLLQQGIDQGEFRPDLNPPIATFGVLGMANWSYQWFNPEGDLSEEEVARIFTDMLLKGMEL, encoded by the coding sequence GTGAAGGAAAAAATTACGGAACAAAGCATACGATTATTTGAGAAGAAGGGTTTTAGTGAAACGTCGATTCAGGATATTGTGGAAGCCAATGGTGTGACGAAGGGGACGTTTTATTATTATTTTTCGAGTAAAGAAGAGCTGCTGATGGATATTCAGCTGCGCTATATTGATGATCTGCTGGCGCAGCAGGAGCGTATTATGAAGGATGAATCGAAAAATTGTAAAACGAAGCTGTATGACATGGTGCATATGCTGATCAGTAATATTAAGACGCAAGGGGCCAGTGCGAAGGTTTTTTTCAGGGAAATGCGGAACCTGAATGAAGAGCGGCTTGCTCAGATTATTCCAAAGCGGGATCAGTTCCGCGTAACGATTGAGACACTTTTACAGCAGGGCATTGATCAGGGGGAATTCCGTCCGGACTTAAATCCGCCGATTGCGACATTTGGGGTGCTTGGCATGGCGAACTGGAGCTATCAGTGGTTTAATCCTGAAGGTGATCTGTCTGAGGAAGAAGTGGCCCGTATTTTTACGGATATGCTGCTGAAAGGAATGGAGCTGTAG
- a CDS encoding 3-hydroxyacyl-CoA dehydrogenase family protein, with translation MNEVKQVTVIGSGSMGHQIGMLCALGGYETVIQDINEQALQEAEFKLHTIMDRWVTKGKIPENDKMKAFHLLRFSNDLEEAVQQADLVIEAVTEKLDVKREVFRHLEACAPAHTVFATNSSTIVNSLIADVTKRPDKVVNMHFFFPPLVMDCVEVVKSEATSDETAALAMEVCRVINRTAILLTKEISGFVANRLLGALQKEAMSLYEQGIADFKDIDLICKKALNHPIGPFELMDLSGLDVAKFVMEQRYQETGDPEDKPFQSVLEKVDKGELGRKTGKGWYDYSKATVTKG, from the coding sequence ATGAACGAAGTGAAACAGGTGACGGTGATTGGTTCAGGCAGTATGGGGCATCAGATTGGCATGCTGTGTGCACTCGGGGGATACGAAACAGTGATTCAGGATATTAATGAGCAGGCATTACAGGAGGCGGAATTCAAGCTTCACACCATTATGGATCGCTGGGTGACAAAAGGGAAGATTCCAGAGAACGATAAAATGAAAGCGTTTCACCTTTTGCGTTTTTCAAATGATCTTGAAGAAGCGGTGCAGCAGGCAGACCTGGTGATTGAAGCCGTGACAGAAAAGCTCGATGTGAAAAGAGAAGTATTCAGGCATCTTGAAGCATGTGCGCCGGCTCATACCGTATTTGCAACGAACAGCTCAACCATCGTCAACAGCCTGATTGCAGATGTGACAAAGCGTCCGGATAAAGTCGTTAACATGCATTTCTTTTTCCCGCCACTTGTGATGGACTGTGTGGAGGTTGTGAAAAGTGAGGCGACGAGTGATGAAACGGCTGCCCTTGCGATGGAGGTATGCCGTGTCATTAACAGGACCGCCATACTTTTAACAAAAGAGATTTCAGGATTTGTTGCTAACCGTCTTCTTGGCGCACTGCAAAAAGAAGCGATGTCGCTGTATGAACAGGGGATCGCGGATTTTAAAGACATCGATCTCATTTGTAAAAAAGCCTTAAATCACCCGATTGGTCCGTTCGAGCTGATGGATTTATCAGGGCTTGATGTCGCAAAGTTTGTGATGGAGCAGCGCTATCAGGAAACTGGTGACCCTGAGGACAAGCCGTTTCAGAGCGTGCTTGAAAAAGTGGACAAAGGGGAGCTCGGCCGTAAGACAGGCAAGGGCTGGTATGACTATTCGAAAGCAACAGTGACTAAAGGATAA
- a CDS encoding acyl-CoA thioesterase — MYVNEVTVRFCETDALGHVNNTSYFIYFEEARVQFIASLGYSMNVEDWRFIIASTKCEFKSQGYFDQKLKVESYISRIGTKSFQLEHRVTCAQTRTLIAEGTAVVVYFDFANQRSAAIPDDMRRELEQHLIAEGERV, encoded by the coding sequence ATGTATGTAAATGAAGTGACGGTTCGGTTTTGTGAGACAGATGCATTGGGTCATGTAAACAATACGAGTTATTTTATTTATTTCGAAGAAGCCAGGGTACAGTTTATCGCCTCACTAGGCTACAGCATGAACGTGGAGGACTGGCGCTTTATTATTGCCTCAACGAAATGTGAGTTTAAGAGTCAGGGATATTTTGACCAGAAGCTCAAAGTCGAAAGCTATATTTCCCGCATTGGCACAAAAAGCTTTCAGCTTGAACACCGTGTTACGTGCGCACAGACGCGGACGTTAATTGCTGAAGGAACAGCAGTCGTTGTGTATTTTGACTTTGCCAATCAGAGAAGTGCGGCGATCCCGGATGATATGAGGCGTGAGCTTGAGCAGCATTTGATCGCTGAGGGTGAGCGGGTATGA